One window of Callospermophilus lateralis isolate mCalLat2 unplaced genomic scaffold, mCalLat2.hap1 Scaffold_193, whole genome shotgun sequence genomic DNA carries:
- the LOC143388426 gene encoding centriolar and ciliogenesis-associated protein HYLS1-like, which translates to MAEKRQSYSVGEAMEELVGPNGQKWANMDPEERMLAAATAFTHICAGQGEGDVRREVQCSQYDPYSKASVTPGKRPAFPVQLQYSQIESHATSETVSEASQRLRKPVMKRKVLRRKPGGEVLVTDESIISESESGGETDLDLWDLRQRLMNLQFQEDRESSVDTSQNVDLPHEYQGISQDQLICYLQREEMGPPAYEQDLIVASRPKSFILPRLDQLNRNRGKIDRVARYFEYKRDWDLMRLPGEDHRKELRWGVREHMLSQAEPQSKPQHVYVPNNYLVPTEKKRSALRWGVRCDLANGVMPRKLPFPLSPS; encoded by the coding sequence ATGGCAGAAAAAAGACAGTCCTACAGTGTAGGGGAAGCAATGGAGGAACTTGTAGGACCAAATGGACAAAAATGGGCAAATATGGATCCAGAAGAACGAATGTTAGCAGCTGCTACCGCATTTACCCATATCTGTGCAGGACAGGGTGAAGGAGATGTCAGGAGAGAAGTCCAATGTAGCCAGTATGATCCCTACAGTAAAGCTTCAGTAACCCCAGGGAAGCGACCTGCATTTCCTGTACAACTGCAGTACTCACAGATAGAAAGTCATGCCACATCAGAAACGGTCTCAGAGGCTTCCCAAAGACTCCGAAAGCCAGTAATGAAGAGAAAGGTGCTTCGTAGAAAGCCAGGAGGAGAAGTATTAGTGACAGATGAGTCAATTATCAGTGAATCCGAATCTGGTGGAGAAACTGATCTGGATCTCTGGGACTTACGACAAAGGTTGATGAATCTGCAGTTCCAGGAAGACAGGGAATCCTCAGTTGATACTTCACAAAATGTTGATCTACCACACGAGTACCAAGGAATTTCACAAGATCAGCTCATTTGTTATCTTCAAAGAGAAGAAATGGGCCCTCCAGCTTATGAACAAGATCTGATTGTTGCCAGCAGACCCAAGTCCTTTATTCTCCCAAGGCTGGACCAGTTAAACCGAAATCGGGGCAAGATAGACCGGGTAGCCCGATATTTTGAGTACAAAAGAGACTGGGACTTAATGCGGTTACCTGGTGAAGATCATAGGAAGGAGTTACGCTGGGGTGTCCGAGAACACATGCTTTCCCAAGCAGAACCCCAATCTAAGCCTCAGCATGTATATGTTCCAAACAATTACCTAGTACCAACTGAGAAGAAAAGATCTGCCCTTCGTTGGGGTGTTCGCTGTGACCTTGCAAATGGTGTCATGCCCAGGAAgcttcccttccctctctctccttcttaa